From Micromonospora echinaurantiaca:
GCGTCGGTCAGGTCGACGAGGTCCAGGTGGTGCGGCTCGTCGCCGATCGCGACGGCGACGTCGCGCAGCTCCAGCACCGGCGTGATCGCGCCGGTGGCGGCGAGGTAGCGCAGCCCCGCGCGCAGCCCGCCGACCTGGACGGCGCCGGCCGGCTCGCCGGCGGCCGGGTAGAGCCGTCCGCCGTTGGCGGGCGCGGCGACCAGCACGTCGAGGCGTTCGAAGAGGGTGACCGGGGTCGACCCGCTCAGCGGCATCACCAGCAGTACGGCGTCGCCGCGGACGGTCGCGTCGAGTGCGCCACCGGGGTAGCCGACCCGGGCGCCGACCACCAGGGCGGACGCGCCGGTGGCCGGGTCGGTGCGGACCGCCACCGTGAGGTCCACCGACGGCGGGCCGGCGAGCACGGGAATGACCAGCGGGTCGGCCTCGGTGGGCAGGTCGGTGCGCTTGGACGGGTCGGCGCCGAGCAGGCCGGCGATCGAGTCGAGCCAGCCGACCAGGCCGGGCGCGCCGTCCGGGGTGCGGGCGGTGACCAGCGCGGCCAGCCAGGACCGGAACGCGGCAGGGTCGCCGGCGAGGTCGCCCAGCGGCAGCGGCACCAGGCCGGGCGTCAGGCCCAGCAGGCCGGGCAGGTTCGCCGCGACCAGGTGCACCGGCCCGGGTACGCCGTCGCCCACCTCGGCCAGCACGTACCGCAGCAGCGCGGTGACCAGCAGGGCGAGCTGCGAGCTGTCGGCGGCCGGGTCCAGCACCAGCGGCTCGGTGGTGCCGGGCAGGCCGCGCACGGTCACGGTGACTCGGCTCAGCTCCTCGTCCGGCGGGGCGACCAGCAGGACGGCGGCCTCCACGCTGGCCCCGGTGTCGCCGAGCGGCGCCCGGGCCCGCAGCCGGATCGGGTGGTTCCGGCTGGCCGCGACCGGGGTGACCGTGCCGCCGTTGGCCACCAGCAGGTCCAGCCGCGCGGTGACGGCGGGGCCGCCGGCGACCGGCCCGGCCTCGGCCGCGATCGCCAGGGTCAGCGGGGCGGACGCGGCCACCCCGGTGCGTTCGACGACCAGGTAGACCTGCCCCTTGCCGCCCTCCTCCAGCAGCGGCACGTGCCGGGCGACCCGGCCGGGCTGGCCGGCCGGGTCGGCGGGGAAGCGCGGCCGGGCGGCGGGCAGCAGGCCCTCGATCGCGCGGACCAGCGCGGCGCGCTGCATGTCGTTGGCGACCAGCTTGCCGACCCGGGTCCACGGGTCGGCGAAGAACTCCTCGACCAGCCGGACGCCGCCGCCGGACGGGGCCAGCAGGCCCAGTGCGATGCCGAGGTCCTCGACCTCGGCGGGAATGCCGTCAACGTTGATCATGGGCCCACCCACCCCGCGAAGCTTCCGGGCTCGGGATCGAGCCCGACCCATCCATTGGTGTCGTTGAACCGGTCATGCAGACCGGTGATGCGCATGTCCCGGTCGGCCTTGCCGACGAGGTTCCGTTCGGCGAGGTAGTTGATCTGGAACAGCCGCAGCCACGGCGCGCGCAGCGGACCGGAGGTCCCCTCGTCGAACGGGCGCAGCTCGGTGCGCGCCGGCTCGGCCATCCGTTCGATGGCCCGCTCGGTGCGGTTGATCGCCCGGTCGATCGCCTCGGGCACCCAGAACGGCGCGTTGATGTGCTGGTCGATGACGAGCGCCGCGGCGTACTCGGAGGTGACGAAGTCCCGGATCCGGTACTGCCGGCCCCGGACGAGCAGCTTCGCCTTGCCCAGCGGCTGGCGGGCCAGCCGCTCGAACCGCCAGACCGCCGTCCACACCTGGACCACGTTGTACGGCAGCGAGCAGAGCGAGGCCAACCGGATCCGGCCGCACCACTCGGGCGCGACGGTGTACGCCTTGCCCTTCGCGGTCACGCCGAAGAACGCGTGCCGCGGCAGGACCTGGGTGACGCTGTCCGGTGGCTCGGCGAGCCGCTGCCGGCCGCCGCCGGCCGGCACCCGGAACAGCGTGGCGTACCGCAGGGCGTACTCCTTGCCCTCCCGGGGCGCGCCGGTGGCGTCGAAGGCCTCCGGGTTGGCGGCGCGGATTTGCGCCGGGTCCGCGACCTCCACCGCGGCCTCCTTGCCGCCGACCCGCCACCACGGCTCGGTGTCCAACCCGTACATGCCGAAGAAGAGGTCGTAGTGGTCCGGCGCGACCCGCTTGAACCGGGCGAGCAGCACGGGCAGTTCCTCGTTCAGGTGCGCCGACCACTGCTGGATGCCGGTGGAGAGGGTGCCCTTGTCCGCCCCGCGGGCGGCGTCGAGCCGCCCCTCGTTCGGCGCGATCAGCTCGGTGACCCGCAGCCGGGCCCGCTCCTCGGCGGTGGTCAAGCCGATCGCGGCGGCGTTGTCCTGGATGAACCGTGCCGGGTCCAGCCGGCCGGCGTAGGCCGGACCGGTCCAGCTGGTGCCGTTCTTCTGGGTGTAGCTGTCGGTGACGCCGATGCACAGGTCCCGGCCGAGCACCATGGTGTGCCGGCCGCCGGGGTTCTCGGTGGGCTCCTTCCAGGGCGACCGCAGGCCCTGCGGGGCCGGCTTCTTCCCCTTCACCGGCGGCGCCGGTGGGACCGGAGGCAGTTCGTCGGGGAGCACCGTCGGGCCGATCACGTCCGGCGGCTGCCACGTCCCCGAGCCGGTGCGGGTCAGCCCGAGCGCGGGCCCGAGCGCGTCCCGGGCGTCCTCGGCGTCGCCGTCGTCGGCGGGGCCGACGAGCGCCCACAGTCGACGCAGCAGCGCGTGCCCGGCGGTGACGCCGGCCAGGGTCGCCAGTTCCCCGGCGGTCAGCCGGCCGACCAGGGTGGCGGCCAGCTCGACGGCGTCCTCCGGGTCGTCGGCGCGCACCTGGCGGAGGATCTCGACGATCCGGAACACCGCCTCGAACGGGTTGCCGACCAGGTCCCGCTCGACCACGTCGGCCACCTCGTCGAGGTCCCGGACGGCCAGCTCGGCGGCGACCGCGCGGGCCAGCGCGGCGGGGTCGGGCAGCGGCAGGTGCTGGGCGGGCGCGTCCAGCGAGACGCCGAGGCCGGTCGGGAGGCCGTCGGCCCAGCCGGCGACGGTGTCCCAGTCGGTCACCCACTGCGCGCCGTCCGCCGCGACTTCCACCGGCACCGGCAGCCAGAGCCCGGTGCGCCAGGCGGCCGGGCCGCCGAGCGCAGTCAGGTAGTCCCGGTTCCACGCCCACAGCGCCCGGGCCACCCGCATCTCGTCGTACGGCGTGGCGTCCGGCGCTCCGGCCGGCTTGATGGTCCGGCACAGCCAGTACGCGATGCCGCGCAGCGTGGCGCCGGGGCCCAGGAACAGCGAGAGCGTGGGCCGCTGCGTCGGTGTGCGGCGGCCGCCGACGGTGTTCTGCAGGGTGCCGGCCACCGTGGTCGGTGTGCCGGCGGCCGAACCGGCGGGCACCCGCAGCAGCACGTTGTAGGTCATAGGTGGCGTGGCGCCGGGGTGGTCCGTGACCAGTCCGGCAGCGGCCACCGCCTCCGCGACCGCGGTCACGACTCGTCCACCCGGCGGCCGCGCTCGGCCCGCCCTTCACGCGATTCCATTGTCCCCCCTCGGTTTCCCGCCCGTCCCCGACAGGTTCGGCGCGGGAGTTGCCGGGAGGCTACGGACGATCGACCGGGGTTCTCTGTCGCCCTTCGGACGCTACGGTCCGTGCCGGCGGAGGAACGGACCGAAGCGCCAGGTCTCCTCCACCGTTGCGGCGTTCGGGCCGGGCCGACTGGTTGATCCGGTCAACCAGTCACATTGGACAAGTGTTGACTGTTCGATCAATCGAACGCCGGTCCGGATCGGGGAAACGCCCGGCCAGGGGACACCTTCGACGGACACGGCCGTCGATCGGCGACCGGCGCGCGCCGGTCGGGCAGTCCTGCTGCCGAAAGGCGACTCATCCATTGCCGGGGTGCCACCGCCATCGGCGAAGGTTTGCCCACGACGCCAGTCACCCGACGGCCGTCCGCCGTGCCCGGGCCGAACCGGGCCCGGCCGGCCGCGCGGGTCGGCCGGCGACGACCGGAAGGGGGGACCACTGATGGAGACCGCCAGCATCGACGCCGAGTACCTGGTGGCCACGCTGGAAGAGGACGACGACCCGGAGGGCCTGATCGGCGACGAGGTCGACGTCGACCTCCTGGCCGCGCTGGAAGAGGAGGAGTGACGATGGGTGTGCACCTGGCCCCGACGCTCCGCGTACTGCGGGAGGAGATCAACACCCGCTGGCCGCACCGGGACAAGGCCTCCGACGGGTGGATCGGCGACGCGGCGCACCAGGCCCGCAAGTCCGACCACAACCCGGACGGCGACGACCGCTCGGTCAACGCGGCCGACTTCGACATCGACGGGATCGACCCGCTGCTGGTGGTCCGGCAGTGCATCGCGCACCCGTCCACCCAGTACGTCATCTTCAACCGGACCATCTGGAGCCGCACCCGCGGCTTCCGGGCCGCCCGCTACACCGGGTCGAACCCGCACACCAAGCACCTGCACGTCAGCGTGAGCCACTCCCGCGCCCTGGAGGACAGCCTCCGGCCGTGGGGCATCGCCACCGCCCGGGTGTCCAAGCTGGGCGACCGTACGCTGAAGGCCGGCTGCAAGGGCAGCGACGTGCGGGAGCTGCAGACCCTCGCCAACCGGCTGGGTGCCGGGCTGGCCGCCGACGGGGTGTTCGGGCCCAGGACCACGGCCTGGGTCCGGTCCTTCCAGAAGTCGCGCAAGCTGGCCGTGGACGCGGTGGTCGGGCCGAAGACGCTCGCCGCGCTGCGCGCCGCCACCAAGCCGCCGCCCCCCAAGCCGGGACCCGGCCGGGCGCCCGGCTCGCGCACCATCCGCGCCGGCAGCACCGGCGAGGACGTCGCGTACGTCAAGCGGTTCATCGGCACCCGCCGCTGCGGCCCGCCGGGCGACCGGTTCGACACGACGACCGAGTCGGGGGTCCGCTGGTACCAGCAGATGCGGGGGCTCACCGCCGACGGCATCGTCGGCCGGCTCACCTGGGCCGAAATGGGCGTCCGGGTCACCTACTGACCCAGCCGGGCGGGTGACCGGCGACCCGGTCACCCGTCCGCGCCAACCCGGCCGGTACGCCGACGACCGCCGGGAGCACACCGAACGATCGGACATGTCCGGACGCGGCCCGCCGCGCCGGCGGGGGCGGGAGCAGATGACCCAGACCGTGAGCGAACCGGGCGTGCGGGAAGCCGTCCTCGACAGCGTGGGAACACGACGGCCCGAACAGGTGGCGACCAGCCAGCCCGTGACCACCCGGGTGCCGCACGACCTGCTCCGCACCGAGCTGTACGCCGCCGTGGACGAGCTGGTGCCGGACGCGCTGGAGCTGCGCCCGGTGCGCGGGCGGCTGTACGCCTGGGCGAACCCGCCCGCCGACGCGCCGGCACCGTCGGCCGCCACGATGGCCCGGCGGGTACGCGGCGTCGAACTGGCCTGGGTGATGGTGGTGACGCTCGGGCCGACCCTGCGCCAGCTGGCCGACCTGAACCGGCCCACCCGTTACCTGCCCCCGTTCGCGCCGGAGCTGTGCGGGCTGCTGACGCAGGCCCGGCGGGCGTACTGCGCCGCCATCGCCGCGGCGCTGGACGCGGCGCCGGCGTACCGGATCGAGGCCCAGCAGAACGAGGGCGACCGGCTGATGAACGCCTTCTCGACCCGGATGCCGTTGCTCTACCTGCACAGCTACATGGGCCTGGAGGCCACCATCCGGCAGCTGGCCGACCAGGTCGCCGACCTGGTCGCGCTGCGGGCCGAGCGGGAGTCTGACGCGCTGCCCGAACGGGCCGCCGACTCCGAGACCGGCGTCGCCATGACCGACCCGGGCCAGGACTGGTTCCTGCGCAAGCGGCTGTTGGCCGACCTCCAGAGCGTGCGCAACTACCCGTTCCACGACTACATGCAGCCGTACCTGCGGTTCAGCCAGCGGCTGAGCGCGATCAGCCTGGCGGTGCAGCTCCTGGTCGTCCGCGAGCAGCTGTCCTGGCTCGCCGACCAACCGCTGCTGCCCAGCGACGCCGCCGACCGGGCGGACGGCTACGTGGTCGAACTCGCCGTGGCGCTCACCCACGTCGAGCAGAGCATCCTCCTGCACAAGCAGGGCAAGTACGTCGAGGCGGCGGACGCGGAGCGGCTGGCCCGCGCCGTACTGGCCACGGTCACCGGACGGCCGCAGTACCGGGAGGACTTCAAGGAGCTCACCGACACCGTCGAGCTGCACCGCACGGCCAAGGCGGTCGCCGCCGCCGTGGCGATCGGCGTCGCCACCGCCATCACCGCCGGCGCGGTGGGCGCCGCCGCCGGCGTGGCGCTGGCCGCCGTCGTCGACACCACCACCGTCTTCGGCACCCTCGTCGTCTCGGCCGGCGTGGTCACCACCCGGCTGATGTGGGAGACGCTCGTCGCACGCAGCGGGTCGGAGCTGCTGCTCGGGCCGCAGTCCATCACCGGATCGTCGTTCCAGGAGGACCTCGCCTGGCAGGCGTTGCAGACCGCGGTCGTCCGCGTCGTGCTCTTCGGCTCCGGCGACATCTTCAAGGCCATCGCCCGCTCCGGCGACCGGGCCGAGCAGGCCGCCCGGCTGGCCGTCGAGCAGATCACCACCTTCGGCTTCGGCGAGGTGCAGCACCTGGTCAAGACCGGCGAGCTGCGCGGCCTGCGGGACAGCGTGGTGGCCGCTGTGACGCAGGCGGCCACCACCGGCACGATCATGGTCGGTGGCCTGCTCGCGACGAGGTTCGTCGACCGGCTCGGCGACGCCCGGGGCGGGCTCAGCGCGGACGGTGAGCTGCGGCTGCAGGCACTGGAGGCCGAACGCGCTCAGGTCGCCGCGGACTTCGCTGCCGTCCGCGACGGCACCGCAACCCCGGAGCAGTTCCAGGCCTGGGCCGGTCGCGCCGCCGAGGCCTGGAACGGGCTGGTCAAGCTCGTCGACGAGATGGCCGCGGGGCCGCAACGCGACGCCGCCCAGCGCCGGCTCGCCGCGGCCAAGGGCGAGATCGAGCTACGGCTGGCCGAGGCGGGCATCAGCGCGACGCTGACCTGGCCGGACGCCGTACCGACCTTCGAGGGCCTGCTGCCCGGCCTGGTGGCCTACAGCGAGGACGGCCGGGCGGTGCTCGACACCGCCTACCCACCCGCCACCCGCAAGCCCACCGAGACCCCGGACGCCGTGCTGGTCCAGGGCACCGGCGGGCGGCGGCTGCTCCTGCTGCCCGAGGGTGCCCTGCCGGCGCGACCGGCGCCGGCGGAGCGGCTGGCCCACGTGCCCGAGCTGGGCCAGCGTCCCGGGTCACCGCCCGAGCCGGTGGTGCTGCCCGGCGCCGCCACCGTCGGGCTGGACCTGCTCCGGGCCGCCTACAGCCCGGAGAAGGCGGCGACCATGCTCGCCCAGGCGGTCAAGGGCCGGGAGGCCTTCCTGAGCCTGCTCGCGCACCCGGAGCTGGGCAGCGTCGGAAAGATCCAGTCCCGGACCCCGCACCTGTACGGCCTGGCGTCGCATCCGGCATCGATCGCCTTCGGCCGCCGGTGGGGCCCGCGGCTCGTGCTGCGGCTGCGCGGCCTGGGCACCGTCGGGATCGACGACGTCCTGCTGCGGGCCGAGGCGCTGCTGGAGCAGACCCCGGAGGCGGACCGGCCGGCACTGATCGAGCGGCTGATCGACCGGACCGGCGACAAGCTGCGCCGGGAGCTGGAGTTGATTCCGCCGCTGCGAAGGCACGGCCGCATCATCACGCCGGGCAACCTCGGCATCGACCGCAGCCATCCCAGCTGGCACGCGCTCGCCGCCGAGGTCGCCCGGCACCACCCCGACCTGACCCCGGAACAGCGCGCCGTGATGACCGACTGCCGGCAGATCATCGAGGTGGCCGAGTCCGGCGCGTTCGACCGGTACGTGCCGTCGACCCGGCTCGGCATCATCGACACGTTCGAGCGCCTGATGGGCGACGGGCAGATCCGCATCCCGGAGCTGACCGCGTTGGCGAACCGGATGCGGGGCCGCCTCGCCGAGCACGTCTTCCTCGGCCCGCTACCCATCCAGCAGCAGACCATGTGGTTCCTCGGCGCCCGGACCAACACCTGGCTGACCGGGCGATC
This genomic window contains:
- a CDS encoding peptidoglycan-binding domain-containing protein translates to MGVHLAPTLRVLREEINTRWPHRDKASDGWIGDAAHQARKSDHNPDGDDRSVNAADFDIDGIDPLLVVRQCIAHPSTQYVIFNRTIWSRTRGFRAARYTGSNPHTKHLHVSVSHSRALEDSLRPWGIATARVSKLGDRTLKAGCKGSDVRELQTLANRLGAGLAADGVFGPRTTAWVRSFQKSRKLAVDAVVGPKTLAALRAATKPPPPKPGPGRAPGSRTIRAGSTGEDVAYVKRFIGTRRCGPPGDRFDTTTESGVRWYQQMRGLTADGIVGRLTWAEMGVRVTY